In Sphingobium sp. Z007, one DNA window encodes the following:
- the dinB gene encoding DNA polymerase IV — protein sequence MDSATDPALRKIIHVDMDAFYASVEQRDDPSLRGLPIAVGGGGPRGVVATCSYEARKFGVRSAMPGARARRLCPDLIFVPPRFDVYRAVSGHVREIFSRFTDIVQPLSLDEAYLDVTVNKPGIASATQIAQEIRRMIRAETGLTASAGVSYNKLIAKLASDQNKPDGVCVVRPSEGPAFIAAMPVRRIHGVGPVTAKRMQALGIETGADLRARDLRFLQTHFGSAADYYYRAARAQDDRPVREREGRKSVSVEDTFFDDLVEEAALVAEIERIAASLWTRIEKAQAWGRTVVLKVKFADFRIITRSRSFSTPVRSADLLAQAGRELLVAQLPLRMGVRLLGLGVHNLEGEEEEEAQAGQLALGL from the coding sequence GTCGGTGGAGCAGCGCGACGACCCGTCGTTGCGGGGATTGCCGATCGCGGTGGGCGGCGGCGGCCCGCGCGGCGTGGTGGCGACATGCAGTTATGAAGCGCGCAAGTTCGGGGTGCGTTCCGCCATGCCGGGCGCGCGGGCGCGGCGGTTGTGCCCGGACCTGATCTTCGTGCCGCCCCGTTTCGATGTCTATCGCGCGGTATCCGGCCATGTGCGCGAAATTTTCAGCCGCTTTACCGACATCGTCCAGCCGCTCTCGCTCGACGAAGCCTATCTGGACGTGACGGTGAACAAGCCGGGGATCGCTTCGGCGACGCAGATCGCGCAGGAGATACGGCGGATGATCCGGGCGGAAACCGGCCTGACCGCGTCGGCCGGCGTGTCCTACAACAAGCTGATCGCCAAGCTGGCGTCGGACCAGAACAAGCCCGACGGCGTGTGCGTGGTGCGGCCGAGCGAGGGGCCGGCCTTCATCGCGGCGATGCCGGTGCGGCGCATCCATGGCGTGGGGCCAGTGACGGCGAAGCGGATGCAGGCGCTGGGGATCGAGACGGGCGCGGATTTGCGGGCGCGCGACCTGCGTTTTCTCCAGACGCATTTCGGCAGTGCCGCCGACTATTATTATCGCGCGGCGCGGGCGCAAGACGACCGGCCGGTGCGCGAGCGCGAGGGACGCAAGTCGGTGAGCGTCGAGGATACCTTCTTCGACGATCTGGTCGAGGAGGCGGCGCTGGTCGCGGAGATCGAGCGGATCGCGGCCAGCCTGTGGACCCGGATCGAGAAGGCGCAGGCCTGGGGCCGGACCGTAGTGTTGAAGGTGAAATTCGCCGATTTCCGCATCATCACCCGATCGCGCAGTTTTTCCACGCCGGTGCGGTCGGCCGATTTGCTGGCGCAGGCGGGGCGGGAATTACTGGTCGCGCAACTGCCGCTGCGCATGGGCGTGCGGCTGTTGGGGTTGGGGGTGCATAATCTGGAAGGCGAGGAAGAGGAGGAGGCGCAGGCTGGGCAGTTGGCTTTGGGGTTGTAG
- a CDS encoding DUF1134 domain-containing protein: protein MIGIKGQTGGRITRAMALVAALAGMALTPLAATAQVKTIDPNTAIDSDLAPPPPANTTPTDPGVDSSVDQGVSPGVAPYEAPAGSATGNTATGAPVTPNSPPAALPPADSYQEDDLIGAAEGVFGKGAEGLAGLIEKVLKDQGRPNAYISGREASGAFVVGLRYGSGTLNHKVEGKREVYWTGPSIGFDVGGNAANTFVLVYNLYDTQDLYHRFPAAEGTAYLVGGFTASYLRWGNVVLIPIRLGVGYRLGVNAGYMKFSEKRTWLPF, encoded by the coding sequence ATGATCGGCATCAAAGGGCAGACGGGCGGCCGCATCACGCGCGCTATGGCGCTGGTCGCGGCGCTGGCGGGCATGGCGCTGACGCCGCTCGCGGCCACAGCGCAGGTCAAGACGATCGATCCCAACACCGCGATCGATTCCGACCTCGCGCCGCCGCCGCCCGCCAATACGACGCCCACCGATCCCGGCGTCGACAGCAGCGTCGATCAAGGCGTCAGCCCAGGCGTCGCCCCCTATGAAGCCCCAGCGGGCAGCGCCACCGGCAACACCGCCACCGGCGCGCCGGTCACGCCCAACTCGCCGCCCGCCGCTCTCCCGCCCGCCGACTCCTATCAGGAAGACGACCTGATCGGCGCGGCCGAAGGGGTATTCGGCAAGGGCGCCGAAGGCCTCGCCGGCCTCATCGAAAAGGTGCTGAAGGATCAAGGCCGTCCCAATGCCTATATTTCCGGGCGCGAAGCGTCGGGCGCCTTTGTCGTCGGCCTGCGCTATGGGTCGGGCACGCTCAACCATAAGGTGGAGGGCAAGCGCGAAGTCTATTGGACCGGTCCGTCGATCGGCTTCGACGTCGGCGGCAACGCGGCTAACACCTTCGTCCTGGTCTATAATCTCTACGACACCCAGGATCTCTATCACCGCTTCCCCGCCGCGGAGGGCACGGCCTATCTGGTCGGCGGCTTCACCGCCTCCTATCTGCGCTGGGGCAATGTCGTGCTGATCCCCATACGCCTCGGTGTCGGCTACCGCCTCGGCGTCAATGCCGGCTATATGAAGTTCAGCGAAAAGCGCACCTGGCTGCCTTTCTAA
- a CDS encoding phosphotyrosine protein phosphatase has translation MIRPRFGTFRGLVRLALSYPQLWLGRSGSRAPDPAQVRRLVFVCQGNICRSAFADVAGRRAGLNTASFGLSTTTGRAAHDAAIVAARAMGHDLSDHRAIDLKDYAPQDGDLLLAMEVRQLHRLAADPRLSGLPRVLLGRWTRPMLPHLHDPYGLDDRYMATCLRRIDRAVPGLVSAFPGARLS, from the coding sequence TTGATCCGACCCCGCTTCGGCACCTTTCGCGGGCTTGTCCGCCTCGCCCTTTCCTATCCCCAGCTGTGGCTCGGCCGGTCGGGCAGCCGCGCGCCTGATCCCGCGCAGGTTCGGCGGCTGGTGTTCGTGTGCCAGGGCAATATCTGCCGCAGCGCCTTTGCCGATGTCGCAGGTCGGCGTGCGGGGCTGAACACCGCGTCCTTCGGCCTGTCCACCACCACCGGGCGGGCCGCGCATGACGCCGCGATCGTCGCGGCGCGGGCAATGGGCCATGACCTGTCGGACCATAGGGCGATCGACCTGAAGGATTATGCACCGCAGGACGGCGACCTGTTGCTGGCGATGGAGGTGCGGCAATTGCATCGGCTGGCGGCCGATCCGCGCCTGTCCGGCCTGCCGCGGGTGTTGCTGGGGCGCTGGACGCGGCCGATGCTGCCGCATCTGCACGATCCCTATGGGCTGGACGATCGCTATATGGCGACCTGTCTGCGCCGCATCGACCGGGCGGTGCCCGGATTGGTCAGCGCCTTTCCCGGCGCACGGCTTTCCTGA
- a CDS encoding carboxylate--amine ligase, whose product MTALPGVLLLGLENAIALTVVRELGGHGVPVHGIVRSAAAIGTVSRHCADWTLRPAGPIADWLPALIARTGARAVLAISESDLIELAALPPMIGDCHILVPRPEPLGRVLDKLQTLHAAAVAGLRVPQTWQPRAGEDFAARAAQMRYPLVAKWANPPEIMAVLEQAGLEWIKTDYVRTPDQLVALLDRYAPVGCWPLVQQYCRGVGLGQMLYMQDGQATLRFQHRRLHEWPPEGGVSTLCRAEPAAAHGAQMALSEKLLRALDWEGQAMVEYRYEPDNDRYWLMEVNGRFWGSLPLARHCGAHFAWEAYRRKVLGQTAAAPPPRDDLRARYMVPETKRLGRILLAPGRIGAPFFRRRPLHDLASYLLAFFDPRARYYVFSATDMRPWLRDMAQMVRKAVRRERR is encoded by the coding sequence GTGACCGCGTTACCGGGCGTACTGCTGCTAGGTCTGGAAAATGCGATCGCCCTGACGGTCGTGCGCGAACTGGGCGGCCATGGCGTGCCGGTCCATGGCATCGTCCGCAGCGCCGCCGCGATCGGGACAGTATCGCGCCATTGCGCCGACTGGACGCTGCGCCCGGCCGGGCCGATCGCCGATTGGCTGCCCGCCCTGATCGCCCGCACCGGCGCGCGGGCGGTGCTGGCTATTTCCGAATCGGACCTGATCGAACTGGCCGCCCTGCCGCCGATGATCGGCGACTGCCATATCCTCGTCCCCCGGCCCGAACCGTTGGGCCGGGTGCTCGACAAGCTGCAGACGCTCCACGCCGCGGCCGTCGCCGGGCTGCGCGTGCCGCAAACCTGGCAACCACGCGCGGGCGAGGATTTCGCCGCCCGCGCCGCCCAGATGCGCTACCCGCTCGTCGCCAAATGGGCCAATCCGCCCGAAATCATGGCGGTGCTGGAGCAGGCGGGCCTGGAGTGGATCAAGACCGACTATGTCCGCACGCCCGACCAGTTGGTCGCCTTGCTGGACCGCTATGCCCCGGTCGGGTGCTGGCCGCTGGTCCAGCAATATTGCCGCGGCGTTGGCCTCGGCCAGATGCTCTACATGCAGGATGGCCAGGCCACGCTTCGCTTCCAGCATCGCCGCCTGCACGAATGGCCGCCCGAAGGCGGCGTATCCACGCTGTGCCGCGCAGAACCGGCCGCCGCCCATGGCGCGCAAATGGCGCTGTCGGAAAAGCTGCTGCGGGCGCTCGACTGGGAGGGCCAAGCGATGGTCGAATATCGCTACGAACCGGACAACGACCGCTACTGGCTGATGGAGGTCAATGGCCGCTTCTGGGGCAGCCTGCCGCTCGCGCGCCACTGCGGCGCCCATTTCGCCTGGGAAGCCTATCGCCGCAAGGTGCTGGGCCAGACGGCCGCCGCCCCGCCGCCGCGCGACGACTTGCGCGCGCGCTACATGGTGCCGGAAACCAAGCGGCTGGGGCGCATCCTGCTGGCGCCCGGCCGCATCGGTGCCCCTTTCTTCCGGCGTCGCCCGCTGCACGACCTCGCCAGCTACCTGCTCGCCTTCTTCGATCCGCGCGCGCGCTATTATGTCTTCAGCGCCACGGACATGCGACCCTGGCTGCGCGACATGGCGCAGATGGTCAGGAAAGCCGTGCGCCGGGAAAGGCGCTGA
- a CDS encoding flavin reductase family protein: protein MSMASFDSATFRRVLGHYPTGVCVVTAVEADGAPVAMVVGSFTSVSLDPPLVAFFPAKSSTSWPRIQAVGKFCVNVLASDQKPLCRQIAAPGPDKFAGIAHRVSANGSPILDDVVAWIDCTLEAVHEAGDHDIVLGRVVALEVDRPGSPLLFFQGNYGEFSLLE, encoded by the coding sequence ATGAGCATGGCCAGTTTCGACAGTGCGACCTTCCGGCGTGTGCTGGGCCATTATCCGACCGGCGTGTGCGTCGTCACCGCGGTCGAGGCGGACGGCGCGCCGGTGGCCATGGTGGTCGGCTCCTTCACCTCGGTCTCGCTCGACCCACCGCTCGTCGCCTTCTTCCCCGCCAAAAGCTCGACCAGCTGGCCGCGCATCCAGGCGGTCGGCAAATTCTGCGTCAATGTCCTCGCCAGCGACCAGAAGCCGCTCTGCCGCCAGATCGCTGCGCCCGGCCCGGACAAGTTCGCCGGCATCGCCCATCGTGTATCGGCCAACGGCTCGCCTATCCTTGACGATGTCGTCGCCTGGATCGACTGCACGCTCGAAGCGGTGCATGAAGCGGGCGATCATGATATCGTGCTGGGCCGCGTCGTCGCGCTGGAAGTGGACCGTCCGGGCAGTCCGCTGCTCTTCTTCCAGGGCAATTACGGGGAATTTTCCCTGCTGGAATGA
- a CDS encoding NADP-dependent malic enzyme, whose translation MSDRSHVEFSEREALFFHSTGRPGKIEIIASKPMATQRDLSLAYSPGVAVPVLAIAKDPACAYDYTAKGNLVAVITNGTAILGLGNLGALASKPVMEGKAVLFKRFADVDSIDIELKTEDVDRFIDAVELMEPTFGGINLEDIKAPECFIIEQTLKERMNIPVFHDDQHGTAIIAAAGVINAALLTGREMKDMKVVVNGAGAASISCTELIKALGVPHENVIMCDSKGVIYQGRAEGMNQWKSAHAVRTDARTLAEAVKGADVFLGLSVAGAMTQDMVKSMGPKPIIFAMANPNPEILPPDAHAVRPDVIVATGRSDFPNQVNNVLGFPFIFRGALDVRATGINEAMKLAAAHAIANLAREQVPEEVAKAYGRSHSFGPDYIIPAPFDPRLMEVVPAAVAQAAMESGVAQKPIADMAAYRQSLKARLNPTTTVLTTAYEVAKANPKRVVFAEAEEEVVLRAAIQFRDLGYGIPVLVGRGEVVEKLRALGVRDPESFELHNSVNSPLVPDMVDMLYDRLQRRGYLRRDCERMVNRDRNIFGTLLVKMGVADAMITGMTRPYAQTLREVKRVMDPAAGRTPFGIHVIVAKDKTVFLADTTVNERPTASELADIAEGTVAVARRMGVDPRVAFLSYSNFGNPPGAFLENVRGAVKLLDERDVDFEYEGEMTADVALNPAVMKNYPFSRLSGPANVLVMPGLQSANISAKLLRELGGTSMIGPVLVGMEKSVQIATMSSNASELLTLAVLAAGGVAL comes from the coding sequence ATGTCAGACCGATCGCATGTGGAATTTTCCGAGCGCGAGGCGCTGTTCTTCCATTCGACCGGCCGCCCCGGCAAGATCGAGATCATCGCGTCCAAACCGATGGCGACGCAGCGCGACCTGAGCCTTGCTTATTCGCCCGGCGTCGCGGTGCCAGTGCTGGCGATCGCGAAAGACCCGGCCTGCGCCTATGATTATACCGCCAAGGGCAATCTGGTCGCGGTCATCACCAATGGCACGGCGATCCTGGGGCTCGGCAATCTGGGCGCGCTGGCGTCCAAGCCGGTGATGGAGGGCAAGGCGGTCCTCTTCAAGCGCTTCGCCGACGTGGACAGCATCGATATCGAACTGAAGACCGAGGATGTCGATCGTTTCATCGACGCGGTCGAGCTGATGGAGCCGACCTTCGGCGGCATCAACCTTGAGGATATCAAGGCGCCTGAATGCTTCATCATCGAACAGACGCTCAAAGAACGGATGAACATTCCGGTCTTCCATGACGACCAGCATGGCACCGCGATCATCGCGGCCGCCGGCGTCATCAATGCCGCGCTGCTGACGGGGCGGGAGATGAAGGATATGAAGGTGGTGGTGAACGGCGCGGGCGCCGCCTCCATCTCCTGCACCGAACTCATCAAGGCGCTGGGCGTGCCCCATGAAAATGTCATCATGTGCGACAGCAAGGGCGTGATCTACCAGGGGCGCGCCGAGGGCATGAACCAGTGGAAGTCGGCCCATGCCGTGCGCACCGACGCGCGGACGCTGGCGGAAGCGGTCAAGGGCGCGGACGTGTTCCTGGGTCTGTCGGTCGCCGGCGCGATGACCCAGGATATGGTGAAGTCGATGGGGCCGAAGCCGATCATCTTCGCCATGGCCAACCCCAATCCCGAAATCCTGCCGCCCGACGCCCATGCCGTGCGCCCGGACGTGATCGTCGCCACCGGCCGGTCGGACTTCCCCAACCAGGTCAACAATGTCCTGGGGTTCCCCTTCATCTTCCGCGGCGCGCTTGATGTGCGGGCGACCGGTATTAACGAAGCGATGAAGCTGGCCGCCGCCCACGCCATCGCCAATCTTGCACGCGAACAGGTGCCGGAGGAAGTGGCCAAGGCCTATGGCCGATCGCACAGTTTCGGCCCGGACTATATCATCCCCGCGCCGTTCGACCCGCGCCTGATGGAGGTGGTGCCCGCCGCCGTCGCCCAGGCGGCGATGGAAAGTGGCGTCGCGCAAAAGCCGATTGCGGACATGGCGGCCTATCGCCAGTCCTTGAAGGCCCGGCTCAACCCGACCACCACCGTCCTCACCACCGCCTATGAAGTGGCCAAGGCCAATCCCAAGCGCGTTGTCTTCGCCGAAGCGGAAGAGGAAGTGGTGCTGCGCGCGGCGATCCAGTTCCGTGACCTCGGCTATGGCATCCCGGTGCTGGTCGGCCGCGGCGAGGTGGTCGAAAAGCTTCGGGCACTGGGCGTCCGCGATCCCGAAAGTTTCGAATTGCACAACAGCGTCAATTCGCCGCTGGTGCCCGATATGGTCGACATGCTCTACGACCGCCTCCAGCGCCGCGGCTATCTGCGCCGCGATTGCGAGCGGATGGTCAATCGCGATCGCAACATCTTCGGCACGTTGCTGGTCAAGATGGGCGTGGCCGACGCCATGATTACCGGCATGACCCGCCCCTATGCGCAGACCCTGCGCGAAGTGAAGCGGGTGATGGACCCGGCGGCCGGTCGCACCCCCTTCGGCATCCATGTGATTGTGGCCAAGGACAAGACCGTGTTCCTGGCCGACACCACCGTCAACGAACGCCCGACCGCCAGCGAACTGGCCGATATTGCGGAAGGCACCGTGGCGGTCGCCCGCCGTATGGGCGTCGATCCGCGCGTCGCTTTTCTCTCCTATTCCAATTTCGGCAATCCGCCCGGCGCCTTCCTGGAAAATGTGCGCGGCGCGGTGAAGCTGCTCGACGAGCGCGACGTCGATTTCGAATATGAGGGCGAAATGACCGCCGATGTCGCGCTTAATCCCGCCGTCATGAAAAATTATCCGTTCAGCCGCCTGTCCGGCCCGGCCAACGTGCTGGTCATGCCGGGGCTGCAATCGGCCAATATCTCGGCCAAGCTGCTGCGCGAACTGGGCGGCACGTCGATGATCGGGCCAGTGCTGGTCGGCATGGAAAAATCGGTGCAGATCGCGACCATGTCGTCCAATGCGTCCGAATTGCTGACACTGGCGGTGCTGGCGGCGGGCGGGGTTGCGCTCTGA
- the mutS gene encoding DNA mismatch repair protein MutS has protein sequence MAPSTDIAAPTPMMAQYLTLKAQAQDCLLFYRMGDFFELFFDDAKLAAATLDIALTSRGEHGGAPIPMCGVPVHSAEGYLARLIKGGHRVAIAEQTETPAQAKARGGKTLVARAIVRYVTAGTLTEETLLDSRRDNMLVALAQVGGEGAGEVGIAAADISTGRFETMTCPIGDLPAELARLRPSETVVAEGSALDVADGHPFDRAAFSSTRAEDALKRLFGVATLDGFGQFGRAELAAMGGLVAYLDHAGKGTLPFLAPPLRKTSGGHVAIDAATRESLEIVATMAGARAGSLLGAIDRTVTGAGARLLGQDLSAPLMDLATIEARLGLVQLFHDDAALRDQLRGALRALPDIGRALGRVAVGRGSPRDLGQLRDGLGEARLLRERLGRIAEPPLLLARLLPALDGHGALVNALARALVPAPPTETASGGYIADGYDPALDELRRMAGDGRRAIAALEAKYRAQTGISALKIRHNGVLGYHVEVPARAADTLMAPDSGFTHRQTLAGVVRFNSIDLHEEAGRVAQAGAHALVAEAAHLEELISAVLDRKADIARAAEALARLDVAASLAERAAEGGWQRPHFVVEDGAGPCLDIVGGRHPVVEDALRKDGQPFVANDCCLSESDRLWLVTGPNMGGKSTFLRQNALIVILAQAGGYVPAQSTTLTLVDRLFSRVGASDNLAKGRSTFMVEMVETAAILAQATPRSFVILDEVGRGTSTYDGLALAWAVVEAVHEVNRCRCLFATHYHELTRLAETLPSLSLHHVRAREWKGDLVLLHELSDGPADRSYGLAVARLAGLPQPVLKRAKDVLARLEAGKAKTGGIAAGLDDLPLFAAVAAQEEEAPDPLLAAIAAIDADALSPREALDHIYRLKQLAAERRSD, from the coding sequence ATGGCCCCTTCGACCGATATAGCCGCCCCGACGCCGATGATGGCGCAATATCTGACGCTCAAGGCACAGGCGCAGGACTGCCTGCTCTTCTACCGCATGGGTGATTTCTTCGAGCTGTTCTTCGATGACGCGAAACTGGCGGCCGCGACGCTGGACATCGCGCTGACCAGCCGGGGCGAACATGGCGGCGCGCCGATCCCGATGTGCGGCGTGCCGGTGCATAGCGCGGAGGGCTATCTGGCGCGGCTGATCAAGGGCGGGCATCGCGTCGCCATCGCCGAACAGACCGAAACGCCAGCGCAGGCCAAGGCGCGCGGGGGCAAGACGTTGGTGGCGCGGGCGATCGTGCGCTACGTCACCGCCGGCACGCTGACCGAGGAGACGCTGCTCGACAGCCGACGCGACAATATGCTGGTGGCGCTGGCGCAGGTCGGCGGGGAGGGCGCGGGCGAGGTTGGCATTGCCGCCGCCGATATTTCCACCGGCCGGTTCGAGACGATGACCTGCCCGATCGGCGACCTGCCCGCCGAACTGGCGCGGCTGCGGCCGAGCGAGACGGTGGTGGCCGAAGGATCGGCGCTGGACGTGGCGGATGGCCACCCCTTCGATCGTGCGGCTTTTTCCAGCACGCGGGCGGAGGATGCGTTGAAGCGCCTGTTCGGGGTCGCGACGCTGGACGGGTTCGGGCAGTTTGGCCGCGCGGAACTGGCGGCGATGGGCGGCCTCGTCGCTTATCTCGACCATGCGGGCAAGGGCACCCTGCCCTTCCTGGCCCCGCCGCTGCGCAAGACCAGCGGCGGCCATGTCGCGATCGACGCGGCGACGCGCGAGAGCCTGGAGATCGTGGCGACCATGGCGGGCGCGCGGGCGGGCAGCCTGCTGGGCGCGATCGACCGGACGGTGACGGGCGCGGGCGCGCGGCTGCTGGGGCAGGATCTGTCCGCGCCGCTGATGGACCTGGCGACGATCGAGGCGCGGTTGGGGCTGGTGCAGCTCTTCCATGACGATGCGGCATTGCGCGACCAGCTGCGCGGCGCGCTGCGGGCGTTGCCGGATATCGGCCGGGCGCTGGGGCGCGTGGCGGTGGGGCGTGGGTCGCCCCGTGATCTGGGGCAGTTGCGGGACGGTTTGGGCGAGGCCAGGCTGTTGCGCGAGCGGCTGGGGCGGATCGCCGAGCCGCCGCTGTTGCTGGCGCGGCTATTGCCCGCGCTGGACGGCCATGGCGCGTTGGTCAATGCGCTTGCGCGCGCGCTGGTGCCCGCCCCGCCGACCGAGACGGCGAGCGGCGGCTATATCGCCGACGGCTATGATCCCGCGCTGGACGAGCTGCGCCGCATGGCCGGCGACGGCCGCCGCGCGATCGCCGCGCTGGAGGCGAAATATCGTGCGCAGACCGGCATATCGGCGCTCAAGATCCGGCATAATGGCGTGCTGGGCTATCATGTTGAGGTGCCGGCGCGCGCCGCCGATACGCTGATGGCGCCCGACAGCGGCTTTACCCATCGCCAGACGCTGGCCGGAGTCGTACGCTTCAATTCGATCGACCTGCATGAGGAGGCCGGGCGCGTGGCGCAGGCGGGCGCCCATGCGCTGGTCGCCGAAGCCGCGCATCTGGAGGAGCTGATTTCCGCCGTGCTGGACCGCAAGGCCGACATCGCCCGCGCGGCCGAGGCGCTGGCGCGGCTGGACGTCGCCGCGTCGCTCGCCGAACGAGCGGCCGAGGGCGGGTGGCAGCGGCCGCATTTCGTGGTCGAGGACGGCGCAGGTCCGTGCCTGGACATCGTGGGTGGGCGGCATCCGGTGGTGGAGGACGCGCTGCGCAAGGATGGCCAGCCTTTCGTCGCAAACGACTGCTGCTTGAGCGAGAGCGACCGGCTGTGGCTGGTCACTGGGCCGAATATGGGCGGTAAATCGACCTTCCTGCGGCAAAATGCGCTGATCGTCATATTGGCGCAGGCGGGTGGCTATGTTCCCGCGCAGTCCACGACGCTGACGTTGGTCGATCGCCTGTTCAGCCGGGTCGGCGCGTCGGATAACCTCGCCAAGGGGCGATCGACCTTCATGGTCGAGATGGTCGAGACGGCCGCGATCCTGGCCCAGGCGACGCCGCGCAGCTTCGTCATATTGGACGAGGTCGGGCGCGGCACGTCTACCTATGACGGGCTGGCGCTCGCCTGGGCGGTGGTGGAAGCGGTGCATGAGGTCAATCGCTGCCGATGCCTGTTCGCGACCCACTATCATGAGCTGACGCGGTTGGCCGAGACGCTGCCGTCGTTGTCGCTGCATCATGTGCGGGCGCGAGAGTGGAAGGGCGACTTGGTCCTGCTGCACGAACTGAGCGACGGGCCGGCCGACCGTAGCTATGGGCTGGCAGTAGCGCGGCTGGCGGGGCTGCCCCAACCGGTTTTGAAGCGGGCCAAGGACGTGCTGGCGCGGCTGGAGGCGGGCAAGGCGAAAACCGGCGGGATCGCTGCGGGATTGGACGACCTGCCGCTGTTCGCGGCCGTCGCGGCACAGGAGGAGGAGGCGCCCGATCCACTGCTGGCGGCGATCGCGGCGATCGATGCCGACGCGCTGTCCCCGCGCGAGGCGCTCGATCACATATATCGATTGAAACAACTGGCCGCTGAGCGGCGGTCCGACTAG